The genomic window ATTTTCTACCGGACACGATCCGGCCAATACCGGAAAATTTTCATGAATAGTAAGGTCACAGGCAGGACTGTGAGGAAGCGAACTGAAAAAGCAGTCAGCGGATGCAGATAATTAACCGGAAAAATAGCGGGCTTGTCAAGCCTTGGAGATAATGATGCCCAGAAGTGCACCCAAAAGGCTGATTTTAATTCTGTCAATTCTACTACTCACCTTTTCGGCAGTCTCCGACGCTCAGGCGGAAACCGCAACTGAAACACTGATCAATATGGTCGGAACCCTTGATGCCGATATTGAACGACAGGATCTGGCAGTAAAAGACCTAAACAAACATATTCCTAGCATGATCGAGAAGTATGACGCCCGACTGCATAAAGCACAGGTACGACTTGATCAATTGAAAATGCTCCGCGGAATGGCGAAACAGACTCCATGGTCCTACCGCACGGTCATCATGCAGCTGGATGATGTAAGGTCTTATGTCCAACTGGCAAAATCCGACCTGCTAATTGAAAAAAACAGGCTAAAAAAAATCAAGCAGGGCTTCGATGTCATAAATGAAATTCATTTCAAGACTAAAATTACCGATCAGCAACTTAAGCATAAATTAATAGAAACCAAAGGCAAGTATTTACGTGTCCGCAAAGAAGCAGCAACTCTGAAGCGAACCATTGATGCGGCACTCCTAAAATCAGATAAACTTGTGGAATCTCTGGCTGAAGACCATAAGGTCACCCACAAATTTTATGCCCAGACCCTGAAAAGTTTTTATTTTGAGCCCAATCTGATCTTGTTTTTTCCGCAGGCTTGGAAAGATATCAGCTACTCCTTTGAAGAATGGCGGGAAAGCTACACTAAATTTTACCATCCCCTTATTGTCTGGGTTGAATGGAATGATTTCCTGCTGATCATGAGTGCCGTAACTATCCTTTTGTGGCTGATCCTGCGCGCGTTAGTCAAAAAGATGCTGCGCAGGCCCATGTTCAGTAACCATCAGCTTTCATTTTATAATAGAGGATTATTCCTAATTTCTCTGGGGACGGCAATTCTGTTCGCCCGTGTTTTCACCCTATTCACCGCCAATCAGATTACCGGGCTGCTCTGGACCGAGGCTATTACCCTTGGTGCAATCATCTGCACCCGAAATTTCCTCTGGGTGCGGGAAAAAGTTCAGCCTGCTCCGCTTATCTATACTCCCATGTTCATTCTCTGGAGCCTGATGACTGCCGGAGATATCATGCACATGCTGACCCTGCCAGCGGAGTGTCTGTCAATTGTCTGGTTCGCACTCAGCATCGCGGGTCTGGCGGCCCTGCACTTCAACCGCAACAGATACACCCTGCAAATAACCCGCTCCACATCCAAAGCGAACAAAGTAATCCTTGCCAGTTCAGCATTTTTCACCCTGCTGGGCTTTGGCACACAGGCCATGATGCTGACCCAGATATGGTTCCTATTTCTGGTAACCATGAAAATCTGCGCGGCCCTGAAAACAATTATGATCACCGACCTGCCCCAACCGGAATACCAACTGCCCGATGATCAAGATCTTGATGAGGACGAGCAGAAGAAATTTGAACAGGGACTGCGCGAAGCACAGCACCATAACCAGATGGTCCAACTTTTTTATCCGCTTTCAGTGTCGGTCATAATCTTCATGTTTATCGGCTGGGCAACGGCATATATGGGCGGTATTCCCTTTGCCCGCTTTGTGTTCCGGCACATGGACATGAATATTGCCGGGGCGGATATCTCGGTAAAGAATCTTTTTTACATCCTGATTCTTTTCTTTGCCGCACGACTGGCCCTTTTCTGGCTGAAATCCTTTGTCAGCAATACTTCAATTAACGGGCAACGCATTGAATCAGCATTAGCCCATACCCTTTCCACCATCGGGTCGTACATTGTCTGGGTGGTTTTCCTGCTTGCTTCATTCTTCCTGCTGGGCATACCCATGTCCGCACTGACTTGGATTGCCAGCGGCCTTTCCATCGGTATCGGTTTCGGTATGAAAGATATTGTCAGCAATTTTGTCAGCGGACTTATCATCCTTTTCGGCGGATCAATTAAAAAAGGGGACACCCTGCAACATAAAAAGATAATCGGCACAGTGGCCGATGTTTCCATCCGAAACACGACCATTAAGGCCCTAGACAACAGCATGGTCATCATCCCCAACTCCAGTTTCCTGAAAGGGGAAATCATCAATCTCAACTATCAGGATACCCGCATCAGGGTGACCATCCCCATCACCCTTGTTCCCGGTTCAAAGGTCAAAAAGGCCAAAAAAATAATGCTGAAAGTAATCAAAAAACATCCCAATGTGCTCAAAGAGCCTGCCCCTAATCTTTTATTCAAACGTTTTGGATTATTAGGATTGGATTTTGAAATGAACTTCTGGGTCAGCCACTTTGAGAATAAATTCCCCACGGAATCGGATATCATGGATGAGCTGGACCAAAAATTCCAAGGTAAGAAAATCAAGGTCGCCTTCCGCGGAGTCAAGACCAAGTACAAACCCAAAGGTGATGAAGCCGCCCAGATTGCGGCTCAGCGAGAAAACCTCAAAGAAAAACGTAAGCTTGTCAGCAAGACCTTCAGATCAGCGGCCCTGCGCAAGCATCGCTTTTTGAATAAGATTGAAATGGATAGACCGGAATAGAAAAAGGGGGATTGCCTAGGCAATCCCCCTTTTATCATTTTACTTTGGTTCAACCGGATAACCGAACCTGTACCACTGATGCCAGCCGCCCAGAAGCGCGCTCACATTCGTAAAACCCATCTTCTTTAACTTCCGCCCCACACGGGAGCTTGTATATTCGCTGGGTCACGCACAGTAGACGATAATCTCAGCATCCTTGGGCAGACCTGCGGCCCATTCCTTTTCCTTACCGGCCTTACCACGGATTGCGCCCTTGATCTTGGACTCACTGCCGCGCCAGTCTGAACCGCTGCGGGAGTCGATGATTACCAGCCCTTCCGAGCCAAGCTTGCGCTCCAGATATTCCCCGGAAACACGGGTGACATCTTCAGCTTCAGCCGAATGTGGAAAGACTATAAAACTTACCAATACGGCAAGTACCGAAGCAAGTAGAAGCAATATTAAACGGTTACCCATTGTTACCTCCAATGATTTGTATGTTTTTACATAAAGTGAACTTTGGAGTTCACTTTTATAATATCAAATCATAATCCTAGGACAAGTAAAAACGGGTAAAAGCCAGCCTATTTATAACTGACAATATTCAGTTCTTCGTCTTCTGAATCATCCTGAACCGGATTGCTCTGAACTTCTTCACTTTCTTCAGATTCGGGATCTATTTCATCCTCGGACTCAACTTCTTCCAACGGGGGATAATCGCAGTATTCCTTCATGGTAAAACCAAGAACTATCCCGGCCACAGCAAGACAGCCGACGGCATAAAGAAAATAGTTGAGAAATTCGATATCCAGGCAACATACGGCAGCAGCGACAAGGTGCAGTCCCAGTGTTAGAAATCTGGGTAGATAAAAACGCCCGGCGCGACGCATGGCAATGATACCCAGCAAATCGATCAGCGCGTAAGAACCGAACCAAAAACAAAGACCTGCGGCAATAAGGGATTCCAGCTCATCCTTTCCAGCCCAGCCGTTGACCAACATGATAGCGATGATCGCACCAATAAAAACAGCCGCGCCCCCGGTTGCATAGCGGGAGTAATCTTCAGCAAGAACTCCACGCACCTTATGCCCGAACAGACGAAACAAGGCACATATAGCTGCGAAGGTAGCGAAAACAATTGTTCCGCCCATGAGCAGACGTCCGTTACCTTCAAGAATCTGTCCTGCTACCGCAAGATGAGGGACTGTGGAATTTAGCAATTCCTCGGGAGTCTTAACCAGCAATGCGGCCCAAACGAAAAGCCCGAATGCAACAAAGATCATAAAAACAGCAGGAACAGCTCTTGACCATTTGTTTTCAAACACCAGCGGCAGATCAAAGCCCACAAAAGCGAATACGCCCAAAAAGATCAAATGCAGCCAGCCCACAGGCCCGACTTCGGTAATTACAGCGGGCAGCAACGGAGAAAATAATTCCGGCAGTTCGGTGGGATACCCCATCCCCCCGGACACGGGCTGGTTAACCATCACCGCCACATAAATGAAGAAAACAAAAGCCAGAGTTAATGTTCCTCCGAAAAGGTCCCCCGCATATTTCTTTGATAGAAAGCAGGACCAAACAGCAAGACCGAGAATAATAAATGAGGCTGCAAGATTAGGAAATGAGGAGATAAAAATTTCATTAACGGCATATCCGGCAATACCCAGCCACGAAACAGCCAGTACGGTTAGGGTAAAAAAACGGGCCGCATCTAAAAATCCAAATGCAACACGATCAACAGGGGTGGCCCGCAATTCTCCGGACGAGAGTTTATCCATACTGCGCGCAGTACAGATAGATGAAAGTGCAGCCAGAACCAGAATCCCCAGAAAAACAGCCCCACCCAGCCCGGCACCGTGTCCGGCGGCCTCCAGTCCTCTTGGAGACATCATTACGGCAAGAGATGTGAATATACCGCTCATTTTATACCCTCCGGTGTATGTAGAAAAGCAAGTTGTCTATTATAGCAATAAATGACCGTTGTTTCAAAAAACAAACTTCCTGTCCGCATAATAGCAGACAGGAAGCAGTAAAAACATAGAACAAGACCTAATATGGCCCGATTGATTCAAAATGTCTAGAAAGCGCCCAGACATTCATCCATGGAATCGTAGATGGGCAGAAAGGAAACAAAACCGGAAAGATCAAAAACTTCCCTGATATAATCCTTGAGGGAACAAAGCATGAGCTTGCCGTCCCCGCCCTTGAGCTCTCTGGCTGCTTTGAGTAGGACCCGGAGGCCAGCACTGGAAATATATTCAAGATTTTCAAAATCCAGAATAATCTTGCTTTCACCGTCCTGAATCATATTCAGCAACCTTTCTTCAAAGTCATTGGATGTATTAGAATCAAGACGCCCTTTAAGCTTAAAGGTAATAACCCCATCGTTTTTAATCTCACCAACTTCAAGACCCATCTTTTCCTCCGTTTTCCCATTTAGCCGTCTGGTGCTCGACATTACCGCATATCACTTTAAATATAAAAATCCGCCCAGCGGACTGTTTATCTCATCGTAAAATAAAACTATTGAACGTTTTTGGTCAACGTCAATTTATTCCTGCCATCGTCCCAAGTATATTCAATACGATCCATCATTTTACGCATGAAATGGATTCCCAGCCCACCGACCTTACGTTCTTCGCAATTGCACTGCACGTCCGGCTCAGGAGCGTCAAGGGGATTGAATTCCTTACCATTATCTTCAATCCAGATGGTAAGGATTCCAGCCTGAAGTTCCATGACAAGGTCAAACCTATGCATGTCGGACTGGCATCCATAACTGACAAGATTGGTAAAAAGCTCATCAAGAACAAGATTGAGCTCAAACACTGCCTTGTCGGAAATACCGTTTTCACTGCCGAAAGTTTCAATTTTTTCAGCAAGAACCTTGAGTTCAGAAATATCTGAACTCAATGAAAAGGAAGATGTGACACCGCCTTCTGCCTGCGTCTCCAAATTATTTACCAAAACCTTATCCTCAATTTTCTCGGGTGGGACTGATAATTCGATTACTGCATATAAGTTAGAAAACCCTTGTCGCTGCGTCAACAAAAAGGTAATAAATTTTTGTTAGATATATTGCTAAACAGGAGTAGTTAATGATCACCAAGCGTCCGCTAACCTACTGGGTGAAAAACAGTAATATGAAATTGCAGCTCATATTACTTGTTGTCATCTTTTTCACAGTAGCAGTCAGACTGGTTCCTCTGGAAATGCAGAAGAGAATTATCAACCAGGCCATCAGTATGCGCAAGGTTGACCTTCTCTTCATGTACTGCGGCTTCTACATCGCGTCTGTTGTATCCGCCAGCCTTCTCAAATACCTGATTACAGTTCTGCAAACTTATATCGGGCAGGAAGCACTGGCGAAAATGCGTAAGGAATTGTATGCGCACATCCTGACCCTACCGCTGGGTTATTTCAGAAAAGCCAACCCGGGCATGGTCGTCTCTTCGCTGGTGACCGAGCTGGCCCCGGCCGGGGAATATGTAGGCCAGTCTGTGGCAGTGCCTGTCACCAATTTGCTGACCCTTATTGCCTTTGCCGGATATATGTTTGTTCTTAACCCGATTATGGCCGGAATTTCTATCGCACTATACCCCTTAGTGATTTATCTAGTTCCCAAACTTCAAAAAAAATCAAACAAAGCTAACAAACAAAGGGTTGATACCACCCGAAACCTTAGCAGCCATATCAACGAAACCATTTCCGGTATCCACGAAATTCACGGTAACGGTTCGTACCGCATTGAAAACCGTAGATACGGGGCTTT from Marinifilum sp. JC120 includes these protein-coding regions:
- a CDS encoding mechanosensitive ion channel protein MscS codes for the protein MPRSAPKRLILILSILLLTFSAVSDAQAETATETLINMVGTLDADIERQDLAVKDLNKHIPSMIEKYDARLHKAQVRLDQLKMLRGMAKQTPWSYRTVIMQLDDVRSYVQLAKSDLLIEKNRLKKIKQGFDVINEIHFKTKITDQQLKHKLIETKGKYLRVRKEAATLKRTIDAALLKSDKLVESLAEDHKVTHKFYAQTLKSFYFEPNLILFFPQAWKDISYSFEEWRESYTKFYHPLIVWVEWNDFLLIMSAVTILLWLILRALVKKMLRRPMFSNHQLSFYNRGLFLISLGTAILFARVFTLFTANQITGLLWTEAITLGAIICTRNFLWVREKVQPAPLIYTPMFILWSLMTAGDIMHMLTLPAECLSIVWFALSIAGLAALHFNRNRYTLQITRSTSKANKVILASSAFFTLLGFGTQAMMLTQIWFLFLVTMKICAALKTIMITDLPQPEYQLPDDQDLDEDEQKKFEQGLREAQHHNQMVQLFYPLSVSVIIFMFIGWATAYMGGIPFARFVFRHMDMNIAGADISVKNLFYILILFFAARLALFWLKSFVSNTSINGQRIESALAHTLSTIGSYIVWVVFLLASFFLLGIPMSALTWIASGLSIGIGFGMKDIVSNFVSGLIILFGGSIKKGDTLQHKKIIGTVADVSIRNTTIKALDNSMVIIPNSSFLKGEIINLNYQDTRIRVTIPITLVPGSKVKKAKKIMLKVIKKHPNVLKEPAPNLLFKRFGLLGLDFEMNFWVSHFENKFPTESDIMDELDQKFQGKKIKVAFRGVKTKYKPKGDEAAQIAAQRENLKEKRKLVSKTFRSAALRKHRFLNKIEMDRPE
- a CDS encoding APC family permease is translated as MSGIFTSLAVMMSPRGLEAAGHGAGLGGAVFLGILVLAALSSICTARSMDKLSSGELRATPVDRVAFGFLDAARFFTLTVLAVSWLGIAGYAVNEIFISSFPNLAASFIILGLAVWSCFLSKKYAGDLFGGTLTLAFVFFIYVAVMVNQPVSGGMGYPTELPELFSPLLPAVITEVGPVGWLHLIFLGVFAFVGFDLPLVFENKWSRAVPAVFMIFVAFGLFVWAALLVKTPEELLNSTVPHLAVAGQILEGNGRLLMGGTIVFATFAAICALFRLFGHKVRGVLAEDYSRYATGGAAVFIGAIIAIMLVNGWAGKDELESLIAAGLCFWFGSYALIDLLGIIAMRRAGRFYLPRFLTLGLHLVAAAVCCLDIEFLNYFLYAVGCLAVAGIVLGFTMKEYCDYPPLEEVESEDEIDPESEESEEVQSNPVQDDSEDEELNIVSYK
- a CDS encoding anti-sigma factor antagonist, coding for MGLEVGEIKNDGVITFKLKGRLDSNTSNDFEERLLNMIQDGESKIILDFENLEYISSAGLRVLLKAARELKGGDGKLMLCSLKDYIREVFDLSGFVSFLPIYDSMDECLGAF
- a CDS encoding ATP-binding protein, which encodes MVNNLETQAEGGVTSSFSLSSDISELKVLAEKIETFGSENGISDKAVFELNLVLDELFTNLVSYGCQSDMHRFDLVMELQAGILTIWIEDNGKEFNPLDAPEPDVQCNCEERKVGGLGIHFMRKMMDRIEYTWDDGRNKLTLTKNVQ